The uncultured Fretibacterium sp. genome includes a window with the following:
- the cmr4 gene encoding type III-B CRISPR module RAMP protein Cmr4 — MTAKNESPNGSPNEKCNESFETFSFAGMALDPIHVGAGGARLGRVDNTIVRDPVTRIPKIPGSSIAGVMRAYTAMKEGEEKYLRCAGLGQPDGGGGHCGKANCPVCTVFGFAKGAGSSGGFAGLAAFSDMHVLLFPVASQLGPQWITCPTALRQSRTAELPVLPNQQAVYRKVDQTGGSLNLGWLFLPVETNWPQKDETIQPDGIIQKIKKLNAPDYITDNLGIVSDKLFAYIVNSNLEVRTSVAIDPATGAAEEGALFTYEALPRGTVLSWELTCRNPKHFRVGENVGQNDVKELDSPEKVKKVIADTWPYLEHLGIGGMGSRGMGRLRVLNNQGLPDAGGTEEGDR; from the coding sequence ATGACTGCAAAAAATGAAAGTCCCAATGGAAGCCCCAATGAAAAATGCAACGAGAGCTTCGAGACGTTTTCGTTTGCCGGCATGGCGCTCGACCCCATCCATGTCGGGGCGGGCGGAGCCCGGCTGGGCCGGGTGGACAACACCATCGTGCGCGATCCGGTGACGCGGATACCGAAGATCCCCGGTTCGAGCATCGCAGGCGTCATGCGGGCCTACACGGCCATGAAGGAGGGAGAGGAGAAATACCTCAGATGCGCGGGGCTCGGCCAGCCCGACGGCGGAGGCGGACACTGCGGGAAGGCCAATTGTCCTGTCTGCACCGTGTTCGGTTTCGCCAAAGGCGCGGGCTCGAGCGGCGGGTTCGCGGGTCTGGCGGCGTTCAGCGACATGCACGTGCTGCTTTTTCCCGTGGCCTCGCAGTTGGGGCCGCAGTGGATCACGTGCCCAACGGCATTGCGGCAATCCAGGACTGCGGAACTCCCGGTACTACCCAATCAACAGGCCGTTTACCGCAAGGTGGATCAGACGGGAGGCTCCCTGAACCTCGGCTGGCTCTTTCTGCCGGTCGAAACGAACTGGCCACAGAAGGACGAGACAATTCAGCCGGACGGGATAATTCAAAAGATTAAGAAATTGAATGCGCCCGACTACATCACCGACAACCTGGGGATCGTCTCCGACAAGCTGTTTGCCTATATCGTGAACAGCAACCTCGAAGTGCGGACCTCGGTCGCCATCGATCCGGCCACGGGGGCGGCGGAGGAAGGGGCGCTGTTCACCTACGAGGCCCTGCCCCGGGGCACGGTGCTCTCTTGGGAACTGACCTGCCGAAATCCCAAGCACTTCAGGGTCGGTGAAAATGTCGGTCAAAACGACGTGAAGGAGCTCGACTCGCCGGAGAAGGTCAAAAAGGTTATCGCAGACACCTGGCCCTATCTGGAGCATCTCGGTATCGGCGGCATGGGAAGCCGAGGGATGGGACGGCTGCGAGTGCTGAACAATCAGGGCCTTCCCGATGCGGGCGGGACGGAGGAGGGAGACCGGTGA
- a CDS encoding type II toxin-antitoxin system PemK/MazF family toxin, with product MKRGDIYRVCLNPVSGHEQRGAARPVLVVSPSVFNNAANVAVAVPITQGAGGTAFSQNLGFAVPLSSQDVNGAEAISGIIRCDQPRVLDLKSRGGRKVAEVSVLVMEEVLARIVTLFDPSDPD from the coding sequence TTGAAGCGCGGCGATATTTACCGGGTGTGCCTGAACCCTGTTTCGGGACATGAACAACGGGGAGCGGCGAGGCCGGTTCTGGTCGTCTCCCCGTCCGTCTTCAATAATGCCGCCAACGTTGCCGTTGCGGTCCCCATCACTCAGGGGGCGGGAGGGACCGCCTTCTCGCAGAACCTTGGTTTCGCCGTGCCGCTTTCCTCTCAGGATGTGAACGGAGCCGAGGCGATCTCCGGCATCATTCGGTGCGATCAGCCGAGGGTGCTGGATCTGAAGTCTCGTGGGGGCAGAAAGGTTGCCGAGGTCTCCGTCCTGGTCATGGAGGAGGTCCTGGCTCGGATTGTGACACTCTTCGACCCCTCCGACCCGGATTGA